A genome region from Pseudodesulfovibrio alkaliphilus includes the following:
- the truA gene encoding tRNA pseudouridine(38-40) synthase TruA, translating to MPRFLLTLAYDGTDFSGWQLQPRERTVQGEIEASLARLVGIPVRVHGSGRTDAGVHALGQTAHFDCPAERAAIPWQRALNATLPQDVRVLRCDRVAADFHARYHAQAKTYEYGLWHQDRFCLPQRRRFVWDCGPLDFAAMDEVARLLAGTHDFAAFQNTGTPVKSTVRTLADISRHPGPTASETIWRFTADGFLKQMVRNLMGCLVACGRDRITPADAARILASADRAQAPATAPARGLTLIGAAYPARTSATGGETA from the coding sequence ATGCCCCGTTTCCTGCTCACCCTGGCCTACGACGGCACCGACTTCTCCGGCTGGCAGCTCCAGCCCCGCGAGAGGACCGTGCAGGGCGAAATAGAGGCATCCCTGGCCCGGCTCGTCGGCATCCCCGTAAGGGTCCACGGCTCGGGACGAACCGACGCCGGAGTCCACGCCCTGGGGCAGACTGCCCACTTCGACTGCCCGGCGGAGCGGGCCGCCATCCCCTGGCAACGCGCCCTCAACGCCACCCTGCCGCAGGATGTGCGCGTTCTCCGCTGCGACCGCGTGGCCGCCGACTTCCATGCCCGATACCATGCCCAGGCCAAGACCTACGAATACGGACTATGGCACCAAGACCGATTCTGCCTGCCCCAGCGACGGCGATTCGTCTGGGACTGCGGCCCCCTTGATTTCGCCGCCATGGACGAGGTGGCCCGCCTGCTCGCAGGCACCCACGACTTCGCCGCCTTCCAGAACACCGGCACTCCGGTCAAATCCACCGTCCGAACCCTCGCCGACATTTCACGCCATCCCGGCCCCACGGCCAGCGAGACAATCTGGCGATTCACTGCCGACGGCTTTCTCAAGCAGATGGTACGCAACCTCATGGGCTGCCTCGTGGCCTGTGGCCGGGATCGGATCACTCCGGCGGACGCTGCCCGCATCCTGGCCAGCGCGGACCGCGCTCAGGCACCCGCCACGGCCCCGGCCCGGGGACTGACCCTGATTGGCGCCGCCTATCCGGCCCGAACCTCGGCCACAGGCGGCGAAACGGCGTGA
- a CDS encoding DMT family transporter gives MKIILAGVLAALFFSSTFVLNRAMSLEGGHWVWSASLRYFWMLALLVAGLLLFRRRLLVESFRLYVRHIVFWTLAGSVGFGVFYALITFSASYTPGWVVAATWQTTILATPVVLLAFGRAVPLRALLLTLLIFAGVLLVNWEQAAVGSWRDVLLGAVPVLLAAFAYPFGNQLVWEARQGGQRRLPRIDSPAMDDPFCRVLLLTMGSLPLWAILIAVTTPPPPSMDQVTGTALVALLSGIAATSLFLYARHAAKSASELAAADCTQSMEVVFSLAGEAILLGGALPGPMGWLGILLTMFGLMLYLRVQNVR, from the coding sequence GTGAAGATCATCCTCGCGGGCGTGCTGGCCGCCCTGTTCTTCAGTTCCACCTTTGTCCTCAACCGGGCCATGAGCCTGGAGGGCGGCCACTGGGTCTGGTCGGCCAGTCTGCGCTATTTCTGGATGCTCGCCCTGCTGGTGGCCGGGCTGCTCCTCTTCCGGCGCCGCCTCCTGGTCGAATCGTTCCGGCTCTACGTCCGCCACATCGTCTTCTGGACCCTGGCCGGGAGCGTGGGCTTTGGCGTGTTCTACGCCCTGATCACCTTCAGCGCCTCCTACACCCCGGGCTGGGTGGTGGCCGCCACCTGGCAGACCACCATCCTGGCAACACCCGTGGTCCTGCTCGCCTTCGGACGCGCCGTGCCGCTGCGGGCCCTGCTCCTGACGCTGCTCATCTTTGCCGGGGTGCTGCTGGTCAACTGGGAGCAGGCCGCAGTCGGGTCGTGGCGGGACGTGCTGCTGGGCGCAGTGCCGGTGCTGCTGGCGGCCTTTGCCTACCCCTTTGGCAACCAGCTGGTCTGGGAGGCCCGCCAGGGCGGACAGCGCCGCCTGCCCAGGATCGACTCCCCGGCCATGGACGACCCCTTCTGCCGGGTGCTGCTCCTGACGATGGGCTCACTGCCGCTGTGGGCCATCCTCATCGCCGTCACCACCCCGCCGCCCCCATCCATGGACCAGGTGACGGGCACCGCCCTGGTTGCCCTGCTCTCGGGCATCGCAGCCACCAGCCTGTTTCTCTATGCCCGCCACGCGGCAAAATCCGCCTCCGAACTGGCCGCGGCCGACTGCACCCAGTCCATGGAGGTGGTCTTCTCCCTGGCGGGCGAAGCCATCCTTCTGGGAGGAGCTCTCCCCGGCCCCATGGGCTGGCTCGGCATCCTGCTGACCATGTTCGGATTGATGCTCTA